One stretch of Streptomyces sp. NBC_01363 DNA includes these proteins:
- the trpD gene encoding anthranilate phosphoribosyltransferase, with translation MNVVTPIGGDSVADRSWPGMLNPLLRGENLTADDTAWAMDRIMSGEATDVQIAGFAVALRAKGETIDEVSGLVRAMYEHANTIHVPGRTVDIVGTGGDLAKTVNISTMSAIVIAGTGAKVVKHGNRASSSASGSSDVLEKLGVNLDLSAQRVVEVAEEAGITFCFAVKFHPALRYVSRARKELGAPTTFNILGPLTNPARVRSQAVGVADLKMAPIVAGVLAGRGNSALVFRGDDGLDELTTTATSRVWVVRDGAVREEAFDPRDVGLELVPVQALRGADASYNADVARRVLGGERGPVRDAVLLNSAAALVALDAADGTLNEQLAAGMAKAAESIDSGAAARALERWVAASNA, from the coding sequence ATGAACGTTGTGACCCCGATCGGCGGCGACAGCGTGGCGGACCGTTCCTGGCCCGGCATGCTGAACCCCCTGCTGCGCGGTGAGAACCTCACCGCCGACGACACCGCGTGGGCGATGGACCGCATCATGAGCGGCGAGGCGACCGATGTGCAGATCGCCGGGTTCGCGGTGGCGCTGCGGGCCAAGGGCGAGACGATCGACGAGGTGTCCGGCCTGGTACGGGCGATGTACGAGCACGCCAACACCATCCACGTACCCGGTCGTACGGTCGACATCGTCGGCACCGGCGGCGACCTCGCCAAGACGGTCAACATCTCCACCATGTCGGCGATCGTCATCGCCGGCACCGGCGCCAAGGTCGTCAAGCACGGCAACCGCGCCTCCTCGTCGGCGAGCGGTTCCTCCGATGTGCTGGAGAAGCTCGGCGTCAACCTGGACCTCTCCGCGCAGCGGGTCGTCGAGGTCGCCGAGGAGGCAGGCATCACCTTCTGCTTCGCGGTGAAGTTCCACCCCGCCCTGCGCTACGTCTCCAGGGCCCGCAAGGAGCTCGGCGCGCCGACGACGTTCAACATCCTCGGGCCGCTCACCAACCCGGCCCGGGTGCGTTCGCAGGCCGTCGGCGTGGCCGACCTGAAGATGGCGCCCATCGTCGCCGGGGTGCTGGCCGGGCGCGGCAATTCGGCGCTGGTCTTCCGCGGCGACGACGGTCTGGACGAGCTGACGACGACCGCGACCTCGCGGGTCTGGGTGGTCCGGGACGGAGCGGTGCGCGAGGAGGCGTTCGACCCGCGCGACGTCGGTCTGGAACTGGTGCCCGTGCAGGCCCTGCGCGGTGCGGACGCCTCGTACAACGCCGATGTGGCCCGCCGGGTGCTGGGCGGCGAGCGGGGACCGGTGCGCGATGCCGTGCTGCTCAACTCGGCGGCGGCGCTGGTGGCGCTGGACGCGGCGGACGGCACGCTGAACGAGCAGCTCGCGGCCGGGATGGCGAAGGCTGCCGAGTCCATCGACTCCGGGGCGGCGGCACGTGCGCTGGAGCGCTGGGTGGCGGCCAGCAACGCCTGA
- a CDS encoding aminotransferase class V-fold PLP-dependent enzyme, with amino-acid sequence MSVFTAAADQSLCAPLPVLGKDVTVPLVTGGEVTYAALDYAASAPALQRVWDDVAAYAPYYGSVHRGAGYLSQLSTDLFENSRATVAEFLGCRADDQVIFTRSTTDSLNLLAAVVPADCQVFVYETEHHASLLPWRDARVTYLNAPRTPAQAVETLERALADREPYGPALVCVTGASNVTGELWPVKELAAAAHAHGARIVLDAAQLAPHHPVDIAELDVDWVAFSGHKLYAPFGSGVLAGRSDWLQQAEPYLAGGGASRKVARRTDGGVDVEWHSTAARHEAGSPNVIGVYSIASACKALTEAGFDNLVAREQHLVGAVRAGLAGVPEVKVLSLFGDEAPRVGVISFVVEGWNSSHFAAALSAEYGIGVRDGLFCAHPLVRTLLGSDPQEVGECGAPEAEPGERSLNAIRVSFGAGTPDEHIERFVRAVKELVSKGAQWKYRTEDGRCVPDRGAAQL; translated from the coding sequence ATGTCTGTCTTCACCGCTGCCGCCGACCAGTCGCTTTGTGCCCCTCTGCCGGTTCTGGGCAAGGATGTGACAGTTCCGCTGGTCACGGGCGGTGAGGTCACCTACGCCGCTCTCGACTACGCCGCCAGCGCCCCCGCCCTCCAGCGCGTCTGGGACGACGTCGCCGCGTACGCCCCGTACTACGGCAGCGTCCACCGCGGGGCCGGTTACCTCTCGCAGCTCTCCACGGACCTCTTCGAGAACAGCCGCGCGACCGTCGCGGAGTTCCTCGGCTGCCGCGCCGACGACCAGGTGATCTTCACCCGCTCGACCACCGACTCGCTGAACCTGCTGGCCGCGGTCGTCCCGGCCGACTGCCAGGTCTTCGTGTACGAGACCGAGCACCACGCCTCGCTGCTGCCGTGGCGCGACGCCCGGGTGACCTACCTGAACGCCCCGCGCACCCCCGCCCAGGCCGTCGAGACGCTGGAGCGGGCTCTCGCCGACCGCGAGCCCTACGGCCCCGCGCTGGTCTGCGTCACCGGCGCCTCCAATGTCACCGGCGAGCTGTGGCCGGTGAAGGAGCTGGCCGCCGCCGCGCACGCGCACGGTGCCCGGATCGTGCTGGACGCCGCGCAGCTCGCCCCGCACCACCCCGTCGACATCGCCGAGCTGGACGTCGACTGGGTCGCCTTCTCCGGACACAAGCTGTATGCGCCCTTCGGCTCGGGCGTCCTCGCCGGCCGGTCCGACTGGCTGCAGCAGGCCGAGCCCTACCTCGCGGGCGGCGGCGCCTCGCGCAAGGTCGCCCGTCGCACCGACGGCGGCGTGGACGTCGAATGGCACTCCACCGCCGCCCGCCACGAGGCCGGTTCCCCCAACGTCATCGGGGTGTACTCCATCGCCTCCGCCTGCAAGGCGCTCACCGAGGCGGGCTTCGACAACCTGGTCGCCCGGGAGCAGCACCTCGTGGGTGCGGTCCGGGCCGGCCTGGCAGGGGTCCCCGAGGTCAAGGTGCTCTCGCTGTTCGGTGACGAGGCCCCGCGGGTCGGCGTCATCTCCTTCGTGGTGGAGGGCTGGAACAGCTCGCACTTCGCCGCCGCCCTCTCCGCCGAGTACGGCATCGGGGTCCGCGACGGACTGTTCTGCGCCCACCCGCTGGTCCGCACGCTGTTGGGCAGCGACCCGCAGGAGGTCGGGGAGTGCGGCGCGCCGGAGGCCGAGCCGGGGGAACGTTCGCTCAACGCGATCCGGGTGAGCTTCGGCGCCGGTACGCCGGACGAGCACATCGAGCGTTTCGTCCGCGCGGTCAAGGAACTGGTGAGCAAGGGCGCCCAGTGGAAGTACCGCACCGAGGACGGCCGCTGCGTCCCGGACCGGGGTGCGGCGCAGCTCTGA
- a CDS encoding Lrp/AsnC family transcriptional regulator, whose product MITAIVLIKTSVDRIPEIAEAIAALDSVSEVFSVTGTYDLIAMVRVAKHDDLADVIPGRISKIPGVEATDTHVAFRTYSQHDLEAAFAIGLDA is encoded by the coding sequence GTGATCACCGCGATCGTGCTCATCAAAACCAGCGTGGACCGGATTCCCGAGATCGCCGAGGCCATCGCCGCGCTGGACAGCGTCAGCGAGGTCTTCTCGGTCACCGGTACGTACGACCTGATCGCCATGGTCCGGGTGGCCAAGCACGACGATCTGGCCGACGTCATCCCCGGCCGGATCAGCAAGATCCCCGGCGTCGAGGCCACCGACACGCATGTGGCGTTCCGTACCTACTCGCAGCACGACCTGGAGGCCGCCTTCGCCATCGGCCTCGACGCGTAG